The following DNA comes from Bryobacteraceae bacterium.
CGGCCGTTGAAGACGATGGTCCGGCCGCCGGGCAGAACGCGCGCGCCGGTGGGGTACCAGGCCGTGGGCACGAACCCGAGAACGCGCGTCTGCGACTCCCGGATGTCGGCAGCCGCCAAGGCGTTGGCGTCGGAGCAAACGATGTAGAGGCGGGTTCGTTCAGCATCCATGGCGAGCGCCGACGGCGTCATGCCGAGCGGTTGCTCGGCCATCATCGCCACGTTGATCGCCTCGATCATCCGCATCTCGCGATTGGCCGTGATGCCCACCGAGTAGACGCGGTTGGTGTTCGACGCCGCAACGAAAATACGGGCAATGTACGGGCTTTCGCCGGCGCCGGCTTCGCCCGGCTCCTCGGCCTTTCGCGCCGGCACGGGGCCGGCCCAGATGGCATCGCTCGTGTGCGCGCCGAGCCGGATCGAGTTGAGCACGGCGCCGTTCGTGGCATCGTGCTGGTACATCGCGCCATCGGCCCAGCTCGTGACGAAGTAGGACTTCCCATCGGGATGAAACAGAATCCGATAGGGACGCCGGCCGGTCCTGTAGCGCTCGATCACGCGGCCGGACTGCGGATTGATCACCAGAATCCGGTCGTGGAACAGGTCGGCCACGTACAGCAGGCGTTCGTCGGGCGAGAAGGCGACGTCGCCGAGAAAATCGCTGTGCGCGCGGTCCGCCGCGGGAACCACTTCAAACGTCCGGGCCGGCGTGAGCTTGCCGCCGTCAAAGGCAAATTCGTACACCGACGCCTTCGAGCCGCCGCCGACATAGACGCGCTTGCCGTCTTTGGTCATCGCGAGCCCGAGCCAACCGTCGGGCACGGGTACGCGCTGGGTCTCTTTCTCCGTCTTCGTATCAAGCACGCTGATCGAGGGCGGATTGTAACCCTGGTTCAGCACGAGCAGGTGGGCTCCGCCGGGAGCCAACAGCGACGACATCGGGAACGTATCGAGTTGGATCTGCCGCCCGGCGGGCCGCAGCGACCAGCCCGAGTTGAGCAGCACGGATCCGTCGCTTTGGGGACCCACTTCGGTGCGGCGCGCGGGCTGCGAAATCAGCCGGTATGTACCGAATCCCGCCGCGGCGAGGACAAGAACGAGGATCGCTTTCTTCACGAACGCTCCCTTCCTACTCGGAATATCTCTGCGCGATCGGGAATCGCCGCCCGATTCCGAACGCTTTCGTCGTCACCTTGATCCCCGGGGCGGCCTGCTGGCGCTTGTATTCGTTGCGGTCCACCTTGTTGGCGATGTCGCGAACGAGTTCGAGCGGCAATCGCAGGCTACCGGCGACTTCCGCCGGTGAGCGGTACTCTTCGACGTAGCCCTTGAGAATCGCGTCGAGGACGTCGTAGGGCGGCAGCGAATCGGTATCCTTCTGATCCGGCCGCAACTCCGCCGAGGGCGGCTTCACGAACACGTTCTCCGGGATCGCGTCGTTGTGGCGGCGGTTGGCGACGCGCGAGAGCTGGTAGACCAGCGTTTTCGGCACGTCGCTGATCACGGCGAGTCCTCCGCACATATCTCCGTAGAGCGTGCAGTATCCAACGGCCAGTTCGCTCTTGTTGCCGGTGGTGAGCACGAGCGCGCCCCACTTGTTCGAGAGGGCCATCAGGGTTGCGCCGCGAATGCGCGCCTGGAGGTTCTCTTCGGTGACGTCTCGCCGCGTCTCGCCGAATATGGGGTCGAGCACTTCGAGGTACTTGTCGTAGACCGGCGTGATGTTGGCGATCTCGAACCGGACGCCGAGCCGTTCGGCCATGGTGCGGGCGTCGATCACACTGTGATCGGAGGAGAACGGGCCGGGCATGGCGACGCCGGTGACGTTGTTGGCGCCGACGGCGTCGACGGCGACGGCGGCCGTCAACGAGGAGTCGATACCTCCGGACAGTCCCAACAAGACGCGGCGGAACCCGCACTTGGCGAGGTAATCGCGCGTGCCTATGACGAGGGCCTCGTAGACGGCTTCGCATTCGTCGTCCTCGAAGGTCTGGCGGCGGTCGCCCGTTTCCGAATGGAGGTCGGCGAACACGAGATCTTCGGCGAAGGAGGCGGCCGCGGCGATGCAATCGCCGTTGGCGTTCAAGACGAAGCTCGACCCGTCGAAGACGAGCTGATCGTTCCCGCCCACCTGGTTCACATAGACGATCGGAATGCCGTGGCGGCAAGCGGCCGCGGCGAAGATGCGAC
Coding sequences within:
- a CDS encoding NAD+ synthase, translating into MRIALAQINTTVGDLRGNAARILDYTRRAAAKDAEVVVFPEMAITGYPPRDLMEKPSFVRNTEAELARLAEATADLPLTLIVGSIAPAHAHTGKRAVNLAVGLHGGREVLRQTKMLLPTYDVFDESRYFQTGDSQTPFDIAGQCTAVTVCEDAWNDKHYWESLLYQRDPVEEQVAAGARLLITINASPYHMHKRETRRRIFAAAACRHGIPIVYVNQVGGNDQLVFDGSSFVLNANGDCIAAAASFAEDLVFADLHSETGDRRQTFEDDECEAVYEALVIGTRDYLAKCGFRRVLLGLSGGIDSSLTAAVAVDAVGANNVTGVAMPGPFSSDHSVIDARTMAERLGVRFEIANITPVYDKYLEVLDPIFGETRRDVTEENLQARIRGATLMALSNKWGALVLTTGNKSELAVGYCTLYGDMCGGLAVISDVPKTLVYQLSRVANRRHNDAIPENVFVKPPSAELRPDQKDTDSLPPYDVLDAILKGYVEEYRSPAEVAGSLRLPLELVRDIANKVDRNEYKRQQAAPGIKVTTKAFGIGRRFPIAQRYSE